The following proteins are encoded in a genomic region of Agromyces sp. CF514:
- a CDS encoding ExeM/NucH family extracellular endonuclease, giving the protein MQGGRRIHRLSAAAVTAAAALTVGLLGAPPAFAATDGSGVVINEVYARGGSAGQPFTNKFVELYNPTNSAVSLAGWSLQYRSATGTGAASGVGALSGSIPAKGYYLVSMGTNGPAGAALPTPDATTGLNPSGTTGSIFLANVATAVNPGTGSIVNAPNVVDFVGYGASNSFEGALAVYGDGVVTPGNGVPGSLNRAGGVDTDVNSADLKFNATPTPQNSGGGSVDPEPEPELKTIAEVQGDGAASPLVGSTVTVEGVITADYRTGGYNGVTIQTPGPDTTPGASDGVFVFGMPAVGAVGDLVQITGAVSEYFGLTEITVTDAANAEVVTAGVGVPDAQPLPDTLVGNAREALESMLVAPTGTYLLSSTHEVYNYGSLWMAAGGSLPVKSTEQVDAGADANAIAAANRGKLLILDDGWNAAVTSAGHPAEQPYLTKDQVVRNGDRVILPATPYVLSYGFDAWRLQPTAPIDSTSPASVKPTFETLNPRVETAPEVGGDIQVGVFNVLNYFTTLSSENSNARGAATAEEFALQETKIVKAIKALNAEVVALQEIENSFKLGEERDEATATLVAALNEAEGSDVWAFVPTPAVLTAATTDFIQSAIIYRTDAVTPKGDAQTVVDESVWGNAREPIGQVFELPNGNDFSVVANHFKSKSGTGTQPADGQGFFNADRVAQAQSLLTLADSLADEAGEVFLLGDFNSYAEEDPIQVLTEAGYSDLLPDLTDDQYTYTFDGELGSLDHALGNAAAVQGVTGIGRWAINSPEWSDRQYENGSPDDSVFRSSDHDPQVIGLDSSKLTDVVDISVMTINDFHGRIEQSAPAAGAAVLAGAADAVRAENPNTVFAAAGDLIGASTFTSFIQKDSPTIAALNAAGLDVSAAGNHEFDQGWADLRDRVQNEADFEYISSNVFLKGTDETALAPYYTQTFEGVTVGFIGAVTEELPSLVSPAGIADLDVRPIVESVNAQADNLTDGDPANGEADVLILLVHEGAATAAKEAVTDGSVFGKIVAGVDPEVDAIVSAHTHLPYNHVVDGRPVVSAGQYGEQFGLMKLEVDGKTKELVSITNELKPLMTVATTNPPVPAKALYPADPEVAAIVAAATVKANELGGVKVGDITADFNRGQMPGKDANGNPITVEARGAESTIGNFVADVQLWAAKQDGTADIAFMNPGGMRTDLKFKSSGAADPDGNVTYREAANVQPFANTLFTQTLTGAQVKQVLEEQWQPAGASRPFLKLGVSAGLEVVYDPTAAAGSHVTHVSLNGVELDPAANYKVVANSFLAAGGDNFFTLGKGTGRADTGKVDLQAMVDWFTANKTATPDLAQRSVGLVLPAPANGTAYVPGETLTLALSSLDFSTTEVAAGEVTVSIGGIPVGTAAVDRTAVATTDEGGRASLTITIPEGIDGATALEIAVASTKTSVSVPITVDAPEPQAPVATITVGAPSSLLVRAGSSVTYKAQVFATDGSKPVGTVRVYDGSKLVGTVELTAAQNGRVSVSVPKLSRGLHLLRAEFDGTEPYTDSRMFQIPVLAW; this is encoded by the coding sequence ATGCAGGGTGGTCGAAGGATCCATCGCCTGTCTGCCGCAGCGGTCACAGCCGCAGCGGCACTGACCGTCGGATTGCTGGGAGCGCCACCGGCGTTCGCCGCGACCGACGGTTCGGGCGTCGTCATCAACGAGGTCTACGCGCGAGGCGGCAGTGCCGGCCAGCCGTTCACGAACAAGTTCGTCGAGCTCTACAACCCGACGAACTCGGCGGTCTCGCTCGCGGGCTGGTCGCTCCAGTACCGCTCGGCCACCGGCACGGGTGCAGCATCGGGTGTGGGAGCGCTCAGCGGCTCGATCCCGGCCAAGGGCTACTACCTCGTCTCGATGGGCACCAACGGCCCGGCCGGTGCAGCGCTTCCGACGCCCGACGCCACGACGGGGCTGAACCCGAGCGGCACGACCGGCTCGATCTTCCTGGCGAACGTCGCGACCGCGGTGAACCCGGGCACCGGCTCGATCGTGAACGCCCCGAACGTGGTCGACTTCGTCGGCTACGGGGCGTCCAACAGCTTCGAGGGCGCGCTCGCCGTGTACGGCGACGGCGTCGTCACGCCGGGGAACGGCGTGCCCGGCAGCCTCAACCGCGCCGGCGGCGTCGACACCGACGTCAACTCGGCCGACCTGAAGTTCAACGCGACCCCCACCCCGCAGAACTCCGGCGGCGGCTCGGTCGACCCCGAGCCCGAGCCCGAGCTCAAGACCATCGCCGAGGTCCAGGGCGACGGCGCCGCGAGCCCGCTCGTCGGCTCCACCGTGACCGTCGAGGGCGTCATCACCGCCGACTACCGCACGGGCGGCTACAACGGCGTGACCATCCAGACCCCCGGCCCCGACACGACGCCCGGCGCCTCCGACGGCGTCTTCGTCTTCGGCATGCCCGCCGTCGGCGCGGTCGGCGACCTCGTGCAGATCACCGGCGCCGTGAGCGAGTACTTCGGGCTCACCGAGATCACGGTGACGGATGCCGCGAACGCCGAGGTCGTGACCGCAGGCGTCGGCGTGCCCGATGCCCAGCCGCTGCCCGACACCCTCGTCGGCAACGCTCGCGAGGCGCTCGAGAGCATGCTCGTCGCACCGACCGGCACCTACCTGCTCTCGAGCACGCACGAGGTCTACAACTACGGCTCGCTGTGGATGGCCGCAGGCGGCTCGCTGCCCGTCAAGAGCACCGAGCAGGTCGACGCCGGAGCCGACGCGAACGCCATCGCCGCGGCCAACCGCGGCAAGCTGCTGATCCTCGACGACGGCTGGAACGCAGCCGTGACCTCCGCAGGGCACCCGGCCGAGCAGCCCTACCTGACGAAGGACCAGGTCGTGCGCAACGGCGACCGCGTGATCCTGCCCGCCACGCCCTACGTGCTGAGCTACGGCTTCGACGCGTGGCGCCTGCAGCCGACGGCTCCGATCGACAGCACGAGCCCCGCATCCGTGAAGCCCACGTTCGAGACGCTGAACCCGCGGGTCGAGACCGCGCCCGAGGTGGGCGGCGACATCCAGGTCGGCGTCTTCAACGTGCTGAACTACTTCACGACCCTCTCGAGCGAGAACTCGAACGCACGCGGCGCCGCCACGGCTGAGGAGTTCGCCCTCCAGGAGACGAAGATCGTGAAGGCCATCAAGGCACTGAACGCCGAGGTCGTCGCCCTCCAGGAGATCGAGAACTCGTTCAAGCTGGGCGAGGAGCGCGACGAGGCGACCGCGACGCTCGTGGCCGCCCTGAACGAGGCCGAGGGCTCCGACGTCTGGGCGTTCGTCCCGACGCCCGCCGTGCTCACCGCAGCGACGACCGACTTCATCCAGAGCGCGATCATCTACCGCACCGACGCCGTCACCCCCAAGGGCGACGCGCAGACCGTGGTCGACGAGAGCGTCTGGGGCAACGCCCGCGAGCCGATCGGCCAGGTCTTCGAGCTGCCGAACGGCAACGACTTCTCGGTCGTCGCCAACCACTTCAAGTCGAAGAGCGGAACGGGCACCCAGCCCGCAGACGGCCAGGGGTTCTTCAACGCCGACCGCGTCGCGCAGGCGCAGTCGCTCCTGACGCTCGCCGACTCGCTCGCCGACGAGGCCGGCGAGGTGTTCCTGCTCGGCGACTTCAACTCGTACGCCGAAGAGGACCCGATCCAGGTGCTCACCGAGGCCGGCTACAGCGACCTGCTGCCCGACCTCACCGACGACCAGTACACCTACACGTTCGACGGCGAGCTCGGCTCGCTCGACCACGCGCTCGGCAACGCCGCGGCCGTGCAGGGCGTGACGGGCATCGGCCGCTGGGCGATCAACTCGCCCGAGTGGAGCGACCGCCAGTACGAGAACGGCTCGCCCGACGACTCGGTCTTCCGCTCGAGCGACCACGACCCCCAGGTCATCGGTCTCGACAGCTCGAAGCTCACCGACGTGGTCGACATCAGCGTGATGACGATCAACGACTTCCACGGCCGCATCGAGCAGTCCGCGCCCGCCGCGGGCGCCGCGGTGCTCGCGGGAGCCGCCGACGCCGTCCGCGCCGAGAACCCGAACACGGTCTTCGCCGCGGCGGGCGACCTCATCGGCGCCTCGACGTTCACGTCCTTCATCCAGAAGGACTCGCCGACGATCGCCGCGCTGAACGCGGCCGGTCTCGACGTGAGCGCCGCGGGCAACCACGAGTTCGACCAGGGCTGGGCCGACCTGCGCGACCGCGTGCAGAACGAGGCCGACTTCGAGTACATCAGCTCGAACGTCTTCCTCAAGGGCACCGACGAGACGGCCCTCGCGCCGTACTACACGCAGACCTTCGAGGGCGTCACGGTGGGCTTCATCGGCGCCGTCACCGAAGAGCTGCCGTCGCTCGTCAGCCCGGCCGGCATCGCCGACCTCGACGTTCGCCCGATCGTCGAGTCGGTCAACGCGCAGGCCGACAACCTCACCGACGGCGACCCCGCCAACGGCGAGGCCGACGTGCTGATCCTGCTCGTGCACGAGGGCGCGGCCACGGCCGCGAAGGAGGCCGTCACCGACGGCTCGGTGTTCGGCAAGATCGTCGCCGGCGTCGACCCCGAGGTCGACGCGATCGTCTCTGCGCACACGCACCTGCCGTACAACCACGTCGTCGACGGCCGCCCGGTCGTCTCGGCCGGCCAGTACGGCGAGCAGTTCGGCCTCATGAAGCTCGAGGTCGACGGCAAGACGAAGGAACTCGTCTCGATCACCAATGAGCTCAAGCCGCTCATGACGGTCGCGACGACGAACCCGCCGGTGCCCGCCAAGGCGCTCTACCCGGCCGACCCCGAGGTCGCGGCGATCGTCGCCGCTGCCACGGTGAAGGCCAACGAGCTCGGCGGCGTCAAGGTCGGCGACATCACGGCCGACTTCAACCGCGGCCAGATGCCCGGCAAGGACGCGAACGGCAACCCGATCACCGTCGAGGCGCGCGGTGCCGAGTCGACGATCGGCAACTTCGTCGCCGACGTGCAGCTCTGGGCCGCCAAGCAGGACGGCACGGCCGACATCGCGTTCATGAACCCCGGCGGCATGCGCACCGACCTGAAGTTCAAGAGCAGCGGTGCCGCCGACCCCGACGGCAACGTCACGTACCGCGAGGCCGCCAACGTGCAGCCGTTCGCGAACACCCTCTTCACCCAGACGCTCACGGGCGCCCAGGTCAAGCAGGTGCTCGAAGAGCAGTGGCAGCCCGCCGGCGCATCGCGTCCGTTCCTGAAGCTCGGCGTCAGCGCCGGACTCGAGGTCGTCTACGACCCGACCGCTGCGGCCGGATCGCACGTGACCCACGTCTCGCTGAACGGCGTCGAGCTCGACCCCGCAGCGAACTACAAGGTCGTGGCGAACTCGTTCCTCGCGGCCGGCGGTGACAACTTCTTCACCCTCGGCAAGGGAACCGGCCGCGCCGACACCGGCAAGGTCGACCTGCAGGCGATGGTGGACTGGTTCACTGCGAACAAGACGGCGACGCCCGACCTGGCGCAGCGCTCGGTGGGCCTGGTGCTGCCGGCTCCGGCCAACGGCACCGCCTACGTGCCCGGCGAGACGCTGACCCTCGCGCTCAGCTCGCTCGACTTCAGCACCACCGAGGTCGCCGCGGGCGAGGTCACCGTCTCGATCGGCGGCATCCCCGTCGGCACGGCGGCGGTCGACCGCACCGCGGTCGCCACCACCGACGAGGGCGGCCGCGCGTCGCTCACGATCACGATCCCCGAGGGCATCGACGGCGCGACCGCGCTCGAGATCGCCGTGGCCTCCACGAAGACCAGCGTGAGCGTGCCGATCACGGTCGACGCGCCCGAGCCGCAGGCTCCGGTCGCGACGATCACGGTCGGTGCGCCGAGCTCGCTGCTCGTGCGTGCCGGCAGCTCGGTCACCTACAAGGCGCAGGTGTTCGCGACCGACGGCTCCAAGCCGGTCGGCACGGTCCGGGTGTACGACGGGTCGAAGCTCGTCGGCACCGTCGAACTCACGGCAGCCCAGAACGGTCGCGTGAGCGTCAGCGTTCCGAAGCTGTCGCGCGGCCTGCACCTGCTGCGCGCCGAGTTCGACGGCACCGAGCCGTACACCGACTCGCGCATGTTCCAGATCCCCGTTCTGGCCTGGTGA
- a CDS encoding YcnI family protein, translated as MTIRTARTVAVTSTALAAGALLALGAPLAASAHVTVTPTETAAGSYSVLTFSVGHGCDGSPTTSLTVDIPDEIESVTPTVNPNWTIEKVADGERTSQVVYTAVTPLADGYRDTIALQMPLPEDAAGTTLEFPVLQTCETGETNWNEPMAEGEAEPEHPAPSITVTEAVAGGHHGGSTDEAAEGEEHEADAAADADSSDTVARVLGIGGLAVGVVGLVVALAARRPRKDA; from the coding sequence ATGACCATCCGCACCGCACGCACCGTCGCCGTGACCTCGACCGCCCTCGCCGCGGGCGCCCTGCTCGCGCTCGGCGCGCCGCTCGCCGCGAGCGCCCACGTCACGGTGACGCCGACCGAAACCGCCGCCGGCAGTTACAGCGTGCTGACCTTCTCGGTCGGCCACGGCTGCGACGGCTCGCCGACGACGAGCCTCACGGTCGACATCCCCGACGAGATCGAGTCGGTCACGCCCACCGTCAACCCGAACTGGACCATCGAGAAGGTCGCCGACGGCGAGCGCACGAGCCAGGTCGTCTACACGGCCGTCACCCCGCTCGCCGACGGGTACCGCGACACGATCGCACTCCAGATGCCGCTGCCCGAGGACGCCGCGGGCACGACCCTCGAGTTCCCCGTGCTGCAGACCTGCGAGACCGGCGAGACGAATTGGAACGAGCCCATGGCCGAGGGCGAGGCAGAGCCCGAGCATCCGGCGCCGAGCATCACCGTGACCGAGGCCGTCGCGGGCGGCCACCACGGCGGCTCGACCGACGAGGCGGCCGAGGGCGAGGAGCACGAGGCGGATGCCGCGGCCGACGCCGACTCGAGCGACACCGTCGCGCGCGTGCTCGGCATCGGCGGTCTCGCGGTCGGCGTCGTCGGCCTCGTCGTGGCCCTCGCCGCCCGCCGCCCCCGCAAGGACGCGTGA
- a CDS encoding copper resistance CopC family protein, with protein sequence MRAGRRMRGVLGAALVVAASALLVTAPALSASAHNSVVSTTPAEGEVVTAQPGEVSLTTNDALLDLGTGAALLVEGPDGLFYGDGCAVIDGATASSAVELGEAGTYTVIWQVVSTDGHPISGEWTFDWQPAEGTDLGTGTDAPACGGDASGAAQPGAGDASDGAQDGGADAAASGSTDLLWLGAGVVVALVAGVATWLVVRRRG encoded by the coding sequence ATGCGGGCCGGGCGCCGCATGCGCGGCGTGCTCGGCGCGGCACTCGTCGTCGCGGCGTCTGCGCTGCTCGTGACGGCGCCGGCCCTGTCGGCGTCGGCGCACAACTCGGTCGTCTCGACGACGCCCGCCGAGGGCGAGGTCGTGACGGCGCAGCCCGGCGAGGTCTCGCTCACGACGAACGACGCGCTGCTCGATCTCGGCACGGGCGCGGCGCTGCTCGTCGAGGGGCCCGACGGGCTCTTCTACGGCGACGGATGCGCCGTGATCGACGGTGCGACCGCCTCATCGGCGGTCGAACTCGGCGAGGCGGGCACGTACACGGTGATCTGGCAGGTCGTCTCGACCGACGGCCACCCGATCTCGGGGGAGTGGACCTTCGACTGGCAGCCGGCCGAGGGCACCGACCTCGGCACGGGCACCGACGCGCCCGCGTGCGGCGGAGACGCCTCGGGGGCGGCTCAGCCCGGTGCGGGCGACGCGTCCGACGGCGCGCAGGACGGCGGGGCGGATGCCGCGGCATCCGGCTCCACCGACCTGCTCTGGCTCGGGGCGGGCGTCGTCGTCGCACTCGTGGCGGGCGTCGCGACCTGGCTCGTCGTGCGCCGTCGCGGCTGA
- the recQ gene encoding DNA helicase RecQ: MPPADAGLRAGGGSAPASARPASAPASSVVAGPRGAAPARFASAEAALHTVFGYDAFRGEQADIIAQVAGGGDAVVLMPTGGGKSLCYQIPALLREGTGIVVSPLIALMHDQVDALQRNGVRAAYINSSQQSFERAEVERAYLAGELDLLYIAPERLSSEPVKRFLQQGTVALFAIDEAHCVAQWGHDFRPDYLALSELAERWPDVPRIALTATATEATHREITTRLSLEGAKHFVSSFDRPNIQYRIVPKSEVRKQLLDFVRTEGVDADGTPVAGIVYALSRASTEKIAGFLAQNGVNALPYHAGLDADVRRRTQERFLREDGVVVVATIAFGMGIDKPDVRFVAHVDLPKSVEGYYQETGRAGRDGRPATTWLAYGLQDVVQQRRMIDESPGDLAHRRRMASHLDAMLALCETVQCRRQNLLAYFGEPSSPCGNCDTCLEPPTALDGTVPAQKLMSTIVRLERERRQRYGAGHLIDILRGKQTPRVTQYGHDSLTTWGIGADVSEQQWRGIVRQVLAQGLLATHGEYGTLTVTEAGNEVLAGRRTVMLRAEPERSSTRRGPKAASAAADLSPDDAELFEALRAWRGAEAREQGVPAYIVFGDATLRAVATERPRSVAGLDGISGIGAKKREAYGDALVAVVDAHLAR, from the coding sequence ATGCCTCCGGCCGACGCCGGGCTCCGTGCCGGCGGCGGCTCCGCCCCGGCATCCGCTCGGCCGGCATCCGCTCCTGCCTCATCGGTCGTGGCGGGTCCGCGGGGTGCCGCGCCGGCGCGGTTCGCGAGCGCCGAGGCGGCGCTGCACACGGTCTTCGGGTACGACGCGTTCCGCGGCGAGCAGGCCGACATCATCGCCCAGGTCGCCGGCGGCGGCGATGCGGTCGTGCTCATGCCGACCGGCGGCGGCAAGAGCCTCTGCTACCAGATTCCCGCCTTGCTCCGCGAGGGCACCGGCATCGTGGTCTCGCCGCTCATCGCCCTCATGCACGACCAGGTCGACGCCCTGCAGCGCAACGGCGTGCGTGCGGCGTACATCAACTCGAGCCAGCAGTCCTTCGAGCGTGCCGAGGTCGAGCGCGCCTATCTCGCGGGCGAGCTCGACCTGCTCTACATCGCACCCGAGCGGCTCAGCTCCGAGCCGGTCAAGCGGTTCCTGCAGCAGGGCACCGTGGCGCTGTTCGCCATCGACGAGGCGCACTGCGTGGCCCAGTGGGGGCACGACTTCCGGCCCGATTACCTCGCACTCTCCGAGCTCGCCGAGCGCTGGCCCGACGTGCCGCGCATCGCGCTCACCGCGACCGCGACCGAGGCCACGCACCGCGAGATCACGACCCGGCTGTCGCTCGAGGGTGCGAAGCACTTCGTCTCGAGCTTCGACCGCCCGAACATCCAGTACCGCATCGTGCCCAAGTCCGAGGTGCGCAAGCAGCTGCTCGACTTCGTGCGCACCGAGGGCGTCGATGCCGACGGCACGCCGGTCGCGGGCATCGTCTACGCCCTCTCGCGGGCGAGCACCGAGAAGATCGCCGGGTTCCTCGCGCAGAACGGCGTGAACGCGCTGCCGTACCACGCGGGGCTCGACGCCGACGTGCGCCGCCGAACGCAGGAGCGGTTCCTGCGTGAAGACGGTGTGGTCGTGGTCGCGACCATCGCCTTCGGCATGGGCATCGACAAGCCCGACGTGCGCTTCGTCGCCCACGTCGACCTGCCGAAGTCGGTCGAGGGCTATTACCAGGAGACGGGGCGCGCAGGCCGCGACGGCCGCCCGGCCACGACCTGGCTCGCCTACGGGCTGCAAGACGTCGTGCAGCAGCGGCGCATGATCGATGAGAGCCCGGGCGACCTCGCGCACCGACGCCGCATGGCGTCGCACCTCGACGCGATGCTCGCGCTCTGCGAGACCGTGCAGTGCCGCAGGCAGAACCTGCTCGCCTACTTCGGCGAGCCGAGCTCGCCGTGCGGCAACTGCGATACGTGCCTCGAACCGCCTACCGCGCTCGACGGCACGGTTCCCGCTCAGAAGCTCATGTCGACGATCGTGCGCCTCGAGCGCGAACGACGCCAGCGCTACGGCGCCGGGCATCTCATCGACATCCTCCGCGGCAAGCAGACGCCCCGCGTCACGCAGTACGGCCACGACTCGCTCACGACCTGGGGCATCGGCGCCGACGTCTCCGAGCAGCAGTGGCGCGGCATCGTGCGACAGGTGCTCGCGCAGGGCCTGCTCGCGACGCACGGCGAGTACGGCACGCTCACGGTGACCGAGGCCGGCAACGAGGTGCTCGCCGGCAGGCGCACGGTCATGCTGCGTGCCGAGCCCGAGCGCTCGTCGACGCGACGCGGCCCCAAGGCCGCATCGGCCGCCGCCGACCTCAGCCCCGACGACGCCGAGCTCTTCGAGGCGCTGCGCGCCTGGCGCGGTGCCGAGGCGCGCGAGCAGGGCGTGCCCGCGTACATCGTCTTCGGCGATGCGACGCTCCGGGCCGTCGCGACCGAGCGGCCGCGTTCCGTCGCCGGCCTCGACGGTATCTCGGGCATCGGTGCGAAGAAGCGCGAGGCCTACGGCGACGCGCTCGTCGCGGTGGTCGACGCGCACCTCGCGCGCTGA
- a CDS encoding acyl-CoA dehydrogenase, whose translation MVDTASRTTKTEGTKPAATVPATPAREAAAAPIPAPAAAGRPAGPRIDVESLGRQLLGTWADIRLEARKRAGHPDLQRIEGQPMDEHRERVLGQLKILVEQGAVHRAFPKSVGGHDDHGGNIAAFEELVLADPSLQIKSGVQWGLFGAAVLHLGTEYHHETFLPAIMSLEVPGAFAMTETGHGSDVAAIGTTATYDEATREFVIDTPFRGAWKDYLGNAAVHGTAAVVFAQLVTKGVNHGVHALYVPLRDADGAFLPGIGGEDDGLKGGLNGIDNGRLHFTGVRVPRENLLNRYGAVAEDGTYSSSISSPGRRFFTMLGTLVQGRVSLDGAATAASAAALAIAVTYGNQRRQFNAASETDEEVLLDYQRHQRRLLPKLATTYAQIFAHDEFLVKFDAVFSGKADTDDDRQDLETIAASLKPLSTWHALETLQEAREACGGSGFLAENRLVGLRQDLDVYVTFEGDNNVLLQLVAKRLLTDYSKQFAKADVGAMARYVVTQTAERAYHGTGLRRLGQNIADLGSTARSVAELRDADTQRSLLTDRVETMIAEIAGRLREARKLSKVEGAALFNRNQNELIEAARAHAELLQWEAFTRGLTQVTDPGTKQVLTWVRDLFGLGLIEQHAAWYLINGRLSPKRAQSVTAYIDRLIERLRPHAQDLVDAFGYGPEHLRAKIASGAEQERQDEARAYYAGKRADGTLPVPEKSKK comes from the coding sequence ATGGTTGACACGGCATCCCGCACCACGAAGACCGAGGGCACGAAGCCCGCCGCGACCGTGCCGGCAACGCCTGCGCGCGAGGCGGCCGCTGCCCCGATCCCGGCTCCCGCCGCGGCGGGCCGACCGGCCGGCCCCCGCATCGACGTCGAGTCGCTCGGTCGCCAGCTGCTCGGCACCTGGGCCGACATCCGACTCGAGGCTCGCAAGCGAGCCGGGCATCCCGATCTGCAGCGCATCGAGGGCCAGCCGATGGACGAGCACCGCGAGCGCGTGCTCGGGCAGCTGAAGATCCTGGTCGAGCAGGGCGCCGTGCACCGCGCGTTCCCGAAGTCCGTCGGCGGACACGACGACCACGGCGGCAACATCGCGGCGTTCGAGGAGCTCGTGCTCGCGGACCCGAGCCTGCAGATCAAGTCGGGCGTGCAGTGGGGCCTGTTCGGAGCGGCGGTCCTGCACCTCGGCACCGAGTACCACCACGAGACGTTCCTGCCGGCGATCATGTCGCTCGAGGTGCCCGGCGCGTTCGCGATGACCGAGACCGGTCACGGGTCGGATGTCGCGGCGATCGGCACGACCGCGACCTACGACGAGGCGACCCGCGAGTTCGTCATCGATACCCCGTTCCGCGGCGCATGGAAGGACTACCTCGGCAATGCGGCCGTGCACGGCACGGCGGCGGTCGTGTTCGCGCAGCTCGTCACGAAGGGCGTCAACCACGGCGTGCACGCGCTCTACGTGCCCCTCCGAGACGCCGACGGCGCGTTCCTCCCCGGCATCGGCGGCGAGGACGACGGCCTCAAGGGCGGCCTGAACGGCATCGACAACGGGCGCCTGCACTTCACGGGCGTGCGCGTGCCGCGCGAGAACCTGCTGAACCGCTACGGCGCGGTCGCCGAGGACGGCACCTACTCGAGCTCGATCTCGAGCCCCGGACGCCGCTTCTTCACGATGCTCGGCACCCTCGTGCAGGGTCGTGTCTCGCTCGACGGCGCCGCGACCGCGGCATCCGCGGCGGCCCTCGCGATCGCCGTGACCTACGGCAACCAGCGCCGCCAGTTCAACGCGGCCAGCGAGACCGACGAGGAGGTGCTGCTCGACTACCAGCGCCACCAGCGCCGCCTGCTGCCGAAGCTCGCCACGACCTATGCGCAGATCTTCGCGCACGACGAGTTCCTCGTGAAGTTCGACGCCGTGTTCTCGGGCAAGGCCGACACCGACGACGACCGCCAGGACCTCGAGACGATCGCGGCCTCGCTGAAGCCGCTCTCGACCTGGCACGCGCTCGAGACCCTGCAGGAGGCCCGCGAGGCCTGCGGCGGTTCCGGCTTCCTCGCCGAGAACCGACTCGTCGGCCTGCGCCAGGACCTCGACGTCTACGTCACCTTCGAGGGCGACAACAACGTCCTGCTCCAGCTCGTCGCCAAGCGCCTGCTCACCGACTACTCGAAGCAGTTCGCGAAGGCGGATGTCGGGGCCATGGCCCGCTACGTCGTGACCCAGACGGCCGAGCGCGCCTACCACGGCACGGGCCTGCGCCGCCTCGGCCAGAACATCGCCGACCTCGGCTCGACGGCCCGCTCGGTCGCCGAGCTCCGCGACGCCGACACCCAGCGTTCGCTGCTGACCGACCGCGTCGAGACGATGATCGCCGAGATCGCCGGTCGCCTTCGCGAGGCCCGCAAGCTCTCGAAGGTCGAGGGCGCCGCGCTGTTCAACCGCAACCAGAACGAGCTCATCGAGGCCGCCCGTGCGCACGCCGAGCTGCTGCAGTGGGAGGCGTTCACGCGAGGCCTCACGCAGGTCACCGACCCCGGCACCAAGCAGGTGCTCACCTGGGTGCGCGACCTGTTCGGGCTCGGCCTGATCGAGCAGCACGCCGCCTGGTACCTCATCAACGGCCGCCTCTCGCCGAAGCGCGCGCAGTCGGTGACGGCGTACATCGACCGGCTCATCGAGCGGCTGCGCCCGCACGCGCAGGACCTGGTCGACGCATTCGGCTACGGCCCCGAGCACCTGCGCGCGAAGATCGCGTCGGGCGCCGAGCAGGAGCGACAGGACGAGGCGCGCGCCTACTACGCGGGCAAGCGCGCAGACGGCACGCTGCCCGTCCCGGAGAAGAGCAAGAAGTAG
- a CDS encoding HPP family protein: MAKPITPARRKQLIVGLVMGVIVGVVISFITGFWLWLAAGVVMGLATGAIMKPPTE, translated from the coding sequence ATGGCCAAGCCGATCACGCCCGCGCGTCGCAAGCAGCTCATCGTCGGACTCGTCATGGGCGTCATCGTCGGCGTCGTGATCAGCTTCATCACGGGCTTCTGGCTCTGGCTGGCCGCCGGCGTGGTGATGGGCCTCGCCACGGGCGCGATCATGAAGCCGCCCACCGAGTAG